In one window of Agromyces badenianii DNA:
- a CDS encoding bifunctional 4-hydroxy-2-oxoglutarate aldolase/2-dehydro-3-deoxy-phosphogluconate aldolase codes for MTIDNAAFDEILARQPLMAIFRGLGVERSLALAEHAWSLGIHVVELPIQSDADLEALAVVAAAGRAAGHLVGAGTVVSTRHVELAASAGAAFTVSPGFDPLVARVSSEAGLPPLPGVATATEVQAAMAAGLTWLKAFPASLLGPAWFSAMAGPFPGARFVATGGMDASNAGEFLARGVRTVAVGSALEDPAQLPALAALLAE; via the coding sequence ATGACCATCGACAACGCCGCGTTCGACGAGATCCTCGCCCGGCAGCCGCTCATGGCGATCTTCCGGGGATTGGGGGTCGAACGCAGCCTCGCCCTCGCCGAGCACGCCTGGAGTCTCGGCATCCACGTCGTCGAGCTGCCGATCCAGAGCGATGCCGATCTTGAGGCGCTCGCCGTCGTCGCCGCGGCCGGGCGCGCCGCCGGCCACCTCGTCGGAGCGGGCACGGTGGTGTCGACCCGGCACGTCGAGCTCGCGGCATCCGCGGGCGCCGCCTTCACGGTGAGTCCCGGCTTCGATCCGCTCGTCGCCCGGGTGTCTTCCGAGGCCGGCCTTCCGCCGCTGCCGGGGGTCGCGACGGCGACCGAGGTGCAGGCGGCGATGGCCGCCGGCCTCACCTGGCTGAAGGCGTTCCCGGCTTCGCTGCTCGGCCCGGCGTGGTTCTCCGCGATGGCGGGCCCGTTCCCGGGCGCCAGATTCGTGGCCACCGGCGGCATGGACGCGTCGAACGCGGGGGAGTTCCTCGCTCGCGGGGTGCGCACGGTCGCCGTCGGCTCGGCGCTCGAGGATCCCGCGCAGCTGCCGGCACTCGCAGCGCTCCTCGCCGAGTAG
- a CDS encoding sugar kinase, with product MTVAPLPEVLALGEAMALVAPALAEPLESATAFHLDTAGAEANVAAHLAALGRRAAWAGRVGDDALGRRIVRHLRARNVDTRWAEVDVEAPTGVYFKDPGRGVLYYRSGSAASRMAPGFLTGLPIDSARVVHVSGITPALSESCRALVDALVTRVAASAAMLSFDVNHRAALWPTDAAAGRLLELAARADLVFVGLDEAETLWATTTPEQVRALLPEPALLVVKDGDVGATEFRGSTGRGERDPGATHVPAMSVEVVEAVGAGDAFAAGYLASLLAGAPPHERLFAGHARAVTVLGDTADFPRTAGTTRSTRS from the coding sequence GTGACCGTCGCCCCGCTGCCCGAGGTGCTCGCCCTCGGCGAGGCCATGGCGCTCGTCGCGCCCGCGCTCGCCGAGCCGCTCGAGTCGGCCACGGCCTTCCATCTCGACACGGCCGGCGCCGAGGCCAACGTCGCCGCCCACCTCGCCGCGCTCGGCCGCCGCGCCGCCTGGGCGGGCCGGGTCGGCGACGACGCGCTCGGCCGCCGCATCGTGCGGCATCTGCGCGCGCGGAACGTCGACACCCGATGGGCCGAGGTCGACGTCGAGGCGCCGACCGGCGTGTACTTCAAGGACCCCGGCCGAGGGGTGCTCTACTACCGCAGCGGATCGGCGGCCTCCCGCATGGCACCGGGCTTCCTCACCGGACTGCCGATCGACTCGGCACGGGTCGTGCACGTCAGCGGCATCACCCCGGCCCTCTCCGAGTCATGCCGCGCGCTCGTCGACGCACTCGTCACGCGCGTGGCCGCGTCGGCCGCGATGCTGAGCTTCGACGTCAACCATCGGGCGGCGCTCTGGCCGACGGATGCCGCGGCCGGCCGCCTGCTCGAACTGGCCGCGCGCGCCGACCTCGTGTTCGTCGGCCTCGACGAGGCCGAGACGCTCTGGGCGACCACGACGCCCGAGCAGGTGCGGGCGCTGCTGCCCGAGCCCGCCCTCCTCGTGGTCAAAGACGGCGATGTCGGCGCGACCGAGTTCCGCGGAAGTACCGGTCGTGGCGAGCGCGACCCGGGCGCGACGCACGTGCCCGCCATGTCGGTCGAGGTCGTCGAGGCTGTCGGCGCCGGCGACGCATTCGCGGCCGGATACCTCGCGTCGTTGCTCGCCGGTGCGCCCCCGCACGAGCGCCTCTTCGCCGGACACGCCCGCGCCGTGACCGTGCTCGGCGACACCGCCGACTTCCCGCGTACCGCAGGCACCACGAGGAGCACCAGGTCATGA